In Vanrija pseudolonga chromosome 4, complete sequence, a single window of DNA contains:
- the SPBC23G7.10c_0 gene encoding Putative NADPH dehydrogenasec has translation MTVVAATPEVQYPFTPVAAPRVAGYHEFANVQRAEIGAVVPSRDAPNTPLPKLFEPLTIRGVEWSNRLLVAPMCTYSADNGKATDWHLVHYGSLTLRGWGSVLTEATAVVPEGRISPQDAGLWDDEQIASWKRVTDFIHANKGKAGIQLAHAGRKAGTQTTWVVKEAGWTGGLIASDENGGFAKDVYGPSPITFSKGYLQPAEATEADIKRVVDGFAAAARRAKAAGFDFVQIHGAHGYLIHSFASPNTNKRTDAYGGSYDNRVRLALEIARAVRAAFDGPVQYRISATEWIEGVAGAEKQFEGEKEEYAWWGIEQTTHLAAQLRDAGVDLLDLSSGGNDARQQVPVVEAYQAPFAAHIKKHVPGLYVGAVGIINTPELANSIVERDEADFISLGREILRNVDWPLQAAVQLGLTPNPAEQYRRGWAEREIAGAGTKVKV, from the exons ATgaccgtcgtcgctgccaccCCAGAGGTCCAGTACCCCTTCACGCCAgtcgccgccccccgcgTGGCCGGCTACCACGAGTTCGCCAACGTCCAGCGAGCGGAgatcggcgccgtcgtgccgagCAGGGACGCGCCGAACACTCCCCTGCCCAAGCTGTTCGAGCCGCTCACCATCCGCGGTGTCGAGTGGTCGAACAGGCTGCTGGTTGCGCCGATGTGTACCT ACTCGGCCGACAACGGCAAGGCGACCGACTGGCACCTCGTGCACTACGGCTCGCTCACCCTGCGCGGGTGGGGCTCGGTCCTGACGgaggccaccgccgtcgtgcccgagGGCCGCATCTCGCCGCAGGACGCCGGGCTgtgggacgacgagcagatCGCGAGCTGGAAGCGCGTCACCGACTTCATCCACGccaacaagggcaaggcgggcATCCAGCTCGCGCATGCTGGTCGTAAGGCCGGCACGCAGACGACCTGGGTGGTCAAGGAGGCTGGGTGGACTGGTGGCTTGATCGCGTCCGACGAGAACGGCGGCTTTGCGAAGGACG TGTACGGCCCCTCGCCGATCACCTTCTCGAAGGGATACCTCCAGCCCGCGGAGGCGACCGAGGCAGACAtcaagcgcgtcgtcgacggcttcgcggccgccgcgcgccgcgccaaggcggccgggTTCGACTTTGTCCAGAtccacggcgcgcacgggTATCTCATCCACTCGTTTGCGTCGCCCAACACGAACAAGCGGACGGACGCCTACGGTGGGAGCTACGACAACcgcgtgcgcctcgcgctggagattgcgcgcgccgtgcgtgccgcgTTTGACGGGCCCGTGCAGTACCGTATCAGCGCGACCGAGTGGATCGAAGGTGTTGCCGGTGCCGAGAAGCAGTTtgagggcgagaaggaggagtatgcgtggtg GGGCATTGAACAGACGacgcacctcgccgcgcagctccgcgacgccggcgtcgacctcctcgacctctcgtcgggcggcaacgacgcgcgccagcaAGTGCCCGTCGTGGAGGCGTACCAGGCGCCGTTCGCCGCGCACATCAAGAAGCACGTGCCGGGGCTGTATGTCGGCGCAGTGGGCATCATCAACACGCCCGAGCTGGCCAACAGCATCgtggagcgcgacgaggccgacttcATCTCGCTCGGGCGCGAGATCCTGCGCAACGTCGACTGGCCGCTCCAGGCGGccgtgcagctcggcctcacgCCCAACCCTGCCGAGCAGTATCGCCGCGGCTGGGCGGAGCGCGAGATCGCGGGCGCCGGCACAAAGGTCAAGGTGTAG
- the ALG14_0 gene encoding UDP-N-acetylglucosamine transferase subunit ALG14, whose product MLLLLAAVLAAAILALGLRLRAVLPRGAPPPRRTAPARLGVFLGSGGHTGEMRALLSALDGEKYAPRVYVYGAGDEMSLRAVADVESALGGTTSNKDYELLALPRARAVGEGKLSTLVSASKTLVFATWYTFALPLLRRPSTPWVDVLLLNGPGTAVVLVAVAYIRRLLGLSYTRIIYVESFARVKTLSLSGKLLRPFVDTFVVQWPEAVGPSATKAGADADTAGADSRTRPSRVTYRGFLV is encoded by the exons atgctgctcctcctcgctgcagtgctcgccgccgccatcctcgccctgggactgcgcctgcgcgccgtcctGCCCCGTGGCGCGCCTCCACCCCGGCgcaccgcccccgcccggctcggcgtcttcctcggctcAGGCGGCCACACGGGCGAgatgcgcgcgctgctctcCGCGCTCGATGGGGAGAAGTACGCGCCCAGGGTATACGTCtacggcgcgggcgacgagatgagcctgcgcgccgtggcggacgtcgagtcggcgctcggcgggaCAACAAGCAACAAGGACTACGAGCTGCTTGCGCtgccccgcgcgcgtgcggtcggcgagggcaagctctCGACGCTGGTGTCCGCTAGCAAGACACTCGTGTTCGCGACGTGGTATACCTTTGCGCTGCCGTTGCTCCGCCGTCCCAGCACACCGTGggtcgacgtcctcctcctcaatgGGCCGGGCACGGccgttgtcctcgtcgcggtcgcgtaTATTCGACGG ctcctcggcctgtcgTACACGCGCATCATCTACGTCGAGTCCTTCGCACGCGTCAAGACGCTCTCGCTTAGCGGCAAGCTCCTCCGTCCGTTCGTCGACACGTTTGTCGTCCAGTGGCCGGAGGCTGTTGGGCCGTCTGCGACCAAGGCTGGCGcggacgccgacaccgctggcgccgactcgCGCACCCGCCCATCACGTGTCACGTACCGCGGCTTCCTTGTCTAG
- the est_2 gene encoding Esterase: MAPAAAETTAALRTAPDAGAEDGIPFGRYKLRALFAMLAALASLPFYALLYALSPRTKNLKMYLFGRAFSTMMRVNGGFRAPESWDEAATTTPHSLDPGTTRKVYGAMDVHVVTVPPSSRPQEAFTLGPEVVKPAKRPGFIVSPPGARGKGGAKAAKGEKLLFYLHGGAYIGGHPLWTPFGGEIAQSTALRLLGVQYRKAADAATAFPAPLLDALAAWEYATATLGFAARDIIVVGDSAGGHLSLALVAQLAATGQPAPGGLALLSPWADFTASSDTYNTNKGTDLIYPPSLARAARSAARHYTPDAVRGRLFSPALADEGAWRSLASARVYIWAGTREVFIGEIEALVKGMRRDGVAVEFYQDVGGVHNGAMLGFKDEAWDHFQGGLRDIVRDLYVQNGEDVYLP; encoded by the exons atggcccccgccgccgccgagaccaCCGCGGCGCTCCGCACGGCGCCCGACGCGGGCGCGGAGGACGGCATCCCGTTCGGCAGGTacaagctgcgcgcgctgttCGCGAtgctggccgcgctcgcgtcgctgccgtTCTACGCGTTGCTCTACGCGCTCAGCCCGCGCACCAAGAACCTCAAGATGTACCTCTTCGGGCGCGCGTTCAGCACCATGATGCGCGTGAACGGCGGCTTCCGCGCCCCCGAGAGCTGGGACGAGGCGGCAACCACGACGCcgcactcgctcgacccggGCACCACGCGCAAGGTGTACGGCGCGATGGACGTGCACGTCGTCACTGTgcccccgagctcgcggccacAGGAGGCGTTCACCCTCGGCCCGGAGGTGGTCAAGCCCGCCAAGCGGCCAGGGTTCATCGTCAGCCCGCCTGGTGCacgcggcaagggcggcgcaaaggccgccaagggcgagaagctGCTCTTCTACCTCCATGGCGG CGCCTACATCGGCGGCCACCCGCTCTGGACGCCGTTTGGCGGCGAGATAGCGCAGAGCACGGCgctccgtctcctcggcgtgcagtaccgcaaggccgccgacgccgcgaccgccttccccgcgccgctgctcgacgcgctcgcggcatGGGAGTACGCGACGGCCACGCTGGGCTTCGCTGCGCGCGACATTATCGTCGTGGGCGactcggcgggcgggcatctgtcgctcgcgctcgtggcgcagctggccgcgacgggccagccggcgccgggcggcctcgcgctcctgtCCCCGTGGGCAGACTtcacggcgtcgtcggacaCGTACAACACCAACAAGGGCACAGACCTCATCTACccgccgtcgctggcgcgcgcggcccgctccgccgcccgccactacacgcccgacgcggtgcgcgggCGCCTGTTCTCCCCTGCGCTTGCGGACGAGGGCGCGTGGCGCAGCCTtgccagcgcgcgcgtctACATCTGGGCCGGCACGCGCGAGGTGTTCATCGGCGAGATCGAGGCCCTCGTCAAGGGCatgcgccgcgacggcgtcgccgtcgagttTTACCAggatgtcggcggcgtgcatAATGGCGCCATGCTCGGCTTCAAGGACGAAGCATGGGACCACTTCCAGGGCGGGCTGCGCGATATCGTGCGCGACTTGTATGTCCAGAACGGCGAGGATGTGTACTTGCCATAG
- the dnaJ_2 gene encoding Chaperone protein DnaJ: MNALRPATSTLRLCTRAPAPTRRAAHTAAIDPDRDRDNAQAGPSRPRIRHDSDYRFPRTGRRGGPPDPYEVMALTRGASAADIKAKYYKLALILHPDSSHPSASAEHFATLNRAYKLLSSPASRASYLQTGTGWSGTPADGGARPEPSADHWMREAVHRAKRNGAGQYDAHGWGKAGFRASEAGSGAWKRYGDASDWYTFEEANLNQGGTGSGDPRYMSNNKFVIVVAALMGIGLWVQLSRVGKVTDSTREHLVDRHVHAANALDEARREALIHGKARREHIRRRVNELKTIEACEAGGGEHGIVPVSNGPGDKSRPQGQ, translated from the exons ATGAACGCGCTCCGACCAGCCACCAGCACACTACGGCTATGCACGCGCGCACCGGCGCCCacacgacgcgcggcgcacacCGCCGCGATCGACcccgaccgcgaccgcgatAATGCACAGGCGGGCCCATCACGCCCCCGTATCCGCCATGACTCTGACTACCGCTTCCCGCGGACTGGGCGCCGCGGGGGGCCGCCGGATCCGTACGAGGTCATGGCGCTCACTCGCGGTGCTAGCGCCGCGGACATCAAGGCCAAGT ACTACAAACTCGCGCTCATCCTGCACCCGGACAGCTCGCACCCCTCCGCGTCGGCAGAGCACTTCGCGACGCTCAACAGGGCGTACAAGCtgctctcgtcgcccgcctcgcgcgcgagctaCCTCCAAACGGGCACAGGGTGGTCCGGCACGCCGGCAGACGGCGGCGCACGGCCGGAGCCATCAGCCGACCACTGgatgcgcgaggcggtgcaCCGCGCGAAACGCAACGGCGCGGGGCAGTACGACGCGCACGGGTGGGGCAAGGCGGGCTTCCGCGCGTCCgaggccggcagcggcgcgtggaAGCGCtacggcgacgcgagcgactgGTACACTTTCGAAGAGGCCAACCTCAACCAAGGGGGCacaggcagcggcgacccGCGATACATGAGCAACAACAAGTTTGTCATTGTCGTCGCGGCACTCATGGGCATCGGGCTCTGGGTGCAGCTTAGCCGCGTGGGCAAGGTCACGGATAGTACCAGGGAGCATTTGGTGGACCGGCATGTGCA cgccgcaaacgccctcgacgaagcccgccgcgaggcccTGATCCACGGCAAAGCCCGCCGCGAGCACATCCGGCGCCGAGTAAACGAGCTCAAGACGATCGAGGCGTGCGAagcagggggaggggagcaTGGTATCGTCCCCGTCAGCAATGGGCCGGGCGACAAATCGCGGCCACAGgggcagtga
- the exgA_2 gene encoding putative glucan 1,3-beta-glucosidase A: MILVLLVILLAALALVARADNCPPITPDPTLHPNFTIQAPAFAWNQDKVRGVTLGGWLVLEPWITPSLFASKPDWAVDEWTYGQYWSNHSCPAAEIAVHWKGFYTAADFQSIAGVGLNTVRIPIGFWSLVPLANGEPYLVGAFEYLKQAVTWAAASNLKVMVDLYGAPGSQNGLDSSGRRGTAEWYANWTNADRATAAVVAVATEFAKPQYGGAVATIGLLHSPQPNAAWQLEWLRGYYNQTYFAVRNVSSVTLLLGSAGPLGSWSGFMQPPQYQGVGISEPILPMFDATTLQYGATDNLRWTCGWNDTLTRSNHNLWTVAEMTAATTDCAAWLNGRGVGARYDNASAVRYPGSCADKSGNNPGAFGAEYTRQMGVGFETQTYVYEAAGSGWTFCCWNTEAAADWSFSLGLVYGWIPVPITAKHTKPCNFSSYIETGAAGRRAVPAGVVTALAAAAWLVSIL; the protein is encoded by the exons ATGATTCTTGTTCTTCTTGTCATCCttctggcggcgctggcgctggtcgcccgcgccgacaacTGCCCGCCCATAACGCCCGACCCGACTCTGCATCCAAATTTCACGATCCAAGCGCCAGCATTCGCGTGGAATCAAGACAAGGTCCGAGGTGTCACGCTCGGAGGATG GCTCGTGCTTGAG CCCTGGATCACCCCCTCCCTCTTTGCCTCCAAGCCCGACTGggcggtcgacgagtggACGTACGGCCAGTACTGGAGCAACCACTCGTGCCCTGCCGCGGAGATCGCGGTGCACTGGAAGGGGTTTTACACGGCCGCCGATTTCCAGAG TatcgccggcgtcgggctgAACACGGTGCGGATCCCCATAgggt TCTGGTCCCTCGTCCCGCTCGCAAACGGCGAGCCgtacctcgtcggcgcgttcGAGTACCTCAAGCAAGCAGTGACGtgggccgcggcgtccaACCTCAAGGTCATGGTCGACCTGTACGGCGCGCCGGGGTCGCAGAACGGGCTCGACTCGtccggccgccgcggcacagCGGAATGGTACGCGAACTGGACGAACGCTGAccgcgcgaccgcggcggTCGTAGCCGTGGCGACAGAGTTCGCCAAGCCGCAGTacggcggcgcagtggcgACCATCGGGCTGCTCCACTCCCCCCAGCCCAACGCAGCGTGGCAGCTCGAGTGGCTCAGGGGATACTACAACCAGACATACTTTGCCGTGCGCAACGTCAGCTCTGTTACCCTGCTGCTCGGGTCGGCGGGGCCGCTCGGCAGCTGGAGCGGGTTCATGCAGCCGCCGCAGTATCAGGGGGTGGGCATCAgcgag CCCATCCTGCCAATGTTCGACGCCACAACGCTCCAATACGGCGCGACTGACAACCTGCGCTGGACGTGCGGGTGGAACGACACGCTCACACGCTCAAACCACAACCTGTGGACCGTGGCCGAgatgacggcggccacgaccgACTGCGCGGCCTGGCTGaacggccgcggcgtcggcgcgcggtACGACAACGCGTCGGCTGTGCGGTATCCTGGCTCGTGTGCAGACAAGAGCGGGAACAACCCCGGTGCGTTTGGCGCAGAGTATACCCGCCAGATGGGGGTCGGGTTCGAGACGCAGACATACGTGTATGAGGCGGCAGGG TCCGGCTGGACGTTCTGCTGTTGGAacaccgaggccgcggccgactGGTCCTTCTCCCTCGGGCTGGTGTACGGCTGGATCCCAGTACCGATTACAGCGAAGCACAC GAAACCGTGCAACTTTAGCTCGTATATCGAgactggcgccgcggggcgccgcgccgtgcccgctGGGGTCGTcactgcgctcgccgcggccgcctggCTCGTCAGCATCCTCTAG
- the DAL1 gene encoding Allantoinase, producing the protein MSYTIVAHQAVLPGHEQPVGATITVAGGKIASVVEGVSSSVPNAVVIPAGRVLLPGLIDSHVHLNQPGRTAWEGFASGTAAAVAGGVTTLIDMPLNSIPPTTTVANLGEKRAAALSTGIRTDVGFWGGIIPGNAGDLKPLLEAGAKGFKCFLIESGVDEFPCVDGLDLITACDALEGTNALVMFHAELDQNPATHTHDHPESYSTFLASRPPSLELDALALILSLARRCPALRFHIVHLSAADALPLIRAARAGTDGGAPVQNLTVETCFHYLTLSSEAIPDNATSYKCCPPIRSEANRRLLRAAVADGTIDYVVSDHSPCTPELKKGDFMSAWGGVSGLGFGLPLLWTEFGADIPLPRIVHWLSSAQAGQVGLAGRKGSIVPGADADFAVFDPAASVEITRDDLLFRNKQSAYIGKTLKGRVEKTYLRGEVVWDASDATGSLAAPTKGQLL; encoded by the exons ATGTCCTACACAATCGTCGCGCACCAGGCCGTACTCCCAGGCCACGAGCAGCCAGTGGGCGCCACCATCACCGTGGCGGGAGGCAAGATCgcgtccgtcgtcgagggcgtgtcgtcgagcgtccCGAACGCGGTCGTCATCCCAGCTGGGCGCGTCCTGCTCCCCGGCCTCATCGA CTCCCACGTCCACCTCAACCAGCCTGGCCGGACAGCGTGGGAAGGCTtcgcgagcggcacggcggcggccgtcgccggcggcgtgacgaCGCTCATCGACATGCCGCTCAACTCGATCCCGCCCACCACGACCGTTGCCAACCTgggcgagaagcgcgcggcggcactcTCAACAGGCATCCGCACCGACGTCGGCTTCTGGGGCGGCATCATCCCCGGTAACGCCGGCGACCTCAAGCCGCTCTTGGAGGCCGGCGCGAAAGGGTTCAAGTGCTTCCTCATCGAGTcgggcgtcgacgagttCCCGTgcgtcgacgggctcgacctCATCACGGCATGCGATGCGCTCGAGGGCACGAACGCGCTGGTCATGTTCCATGCCGAGCTGGACCAGAACCCGGCTACCCACACGCACGACCACCCAGAGTCATATTCCACGTTCCTcgcgtcgcgcccgccgtcgctcgagctcgacgcgctcgcgctcatcctCTCCCTGGCAAGGCGATGCCCCGCGCTGCGCTTCCACATCGTGCACCTTTCTGCTGCCGACGCGCTGCCGCTcatccgcgccgcgcgcgccggcaccgacggcggcgccccCGTCCAAAACCTGACCGTCGAGACGTGCTTCCACTACCTCACCCTCTCGTCCGAGGCCATCCCGGACAACGCAACGAGCTACAAGTGCTGCCCGCCCATCCGGTCCGAGGCGAACCggcgcctgctgcgcgccgccgtggcggaCGGCACGATCGACTACGTCGTGAGCGACCACTCGCCGTGCACGCCCGAGCTGAAGAAGGGGGACTTTATGAGCGCGTggggcggcgtcagcgggctGGGCTTTGGCCTGCCGCTCCTGTGGACAGAGTTTGGCGCCGAtatccccctcccccgcatCGTGCACTGGCTCTCGTCCGCGCAGGCAGGccaggtcggcctcgcgggccGCAAGGGATCGATCGTGCcaggcgccgacgccgactttgCCGTCTTtgaccccgccgcctcggtcgagatcacccgcgacgacctcctctTCCGCAACAAGCAGTCGGCGTATATCGGCAAGACGCTCAAGGGACGCGTCGAGAAGACTTACctccgcggcgaggtcgtctgggacgcgagcgacgccaCTGGGTCGCTGGCCGCCCCGACCAAGGGACAACTCCTGTAG